Proteins from a single region of Cloacibacillus sp.:
- a CDS encoding purine-nucleoside phosphorylase produces MYHWDKVDEALRYIERRSAIRPQAAIVLGSGLGRIAEQLERPEIIPYEEIPYWPRSTAPGHEGKLLLGYLRGTPVAAMQGRVHYYEGYTMAEVTFPVRVLGQLGIKALVVTNASGAVNTDIAPGSIVAIEDHINYMGTNPLIGVNNDDWGTRFPDMTAAYDKEFLRILEHVAAQEGIALRRGVYIAFSGPSFETPAEIRMARSFGADIVGMSTVPEVIAANHMGIRVLGISCAANYAAGITSEKLTHQEVLETMSKAGESVARLIEAFIEEVRL; encoded by the coding sequence ATGTATCACTGGGACAAGGTAGACGAAGCGCTGCGGTATATTGAGAGAAGAAGCGCCATACGGCCGCAGGCTGCGATCGTGCTGGGGTCGGGGCTTGGACGCATAGCTGAGCAGCTGGAGCGCCCGGAGATCATCCCCTACGAAGAGATACCCTACTGGCCGCGTTCAACGGCTCCCGGACACGAGGGCAAACTCCTGCTCGGATATCTGCGCGGCACGCCGGTAGCGGCAATGCAGGGACGCGTCCATTACTACGAGGGCTACACGATGGCAGAGGTCACCTTCCCGGTGCGCGTCCTCGGACAGCTGGGGATAAAGGCCCTCGTCGTGACGAACGCCTCCGGCGCTGTAAATACCGATATCGCACCCGGTTCCATCGTCGCCATCGAGGATCATATCAACTACATGGGGACCAATCCGCTCATCGGCGTGAACAACGACGACTGGGGCACGCGTTTCCCAGATATGACGGCGGCCTATGACAAAGAATTCCTGCGTATATTGGAGCACGTCGCCGCGCAGGAGGGGATCGCGCTGCGGCGCGGAGTCTATATCGCCTTCAGCGGCCCCTCCTTTGAAACGCCCGCCGAGATACGCATGGCGCGGAGCTTCGGCGCCGACATCGTGGGAATGTCCACCGTGCCAGAGGTGATCGCCGCGAACCACATGGGCATCCGTGTGCTCGGCATCTCCTGCGCCGCGAACTACGCAGCGGGGATCACCTCTGAAAAGCTGACCCACCAGGAGGTCCTGGAG